The Saprospiraceae bacterium genomic interval AGGAGATATAATTAGATGATTTCTTAAAAAAAGAAATTTTGAGATTTCGTAAATACAAATTTTTATAAAGAGGATTAATGGAATGAAAAGTACCAGGAGCAGGACCACTGGCACAGGTCCGGTAATACCGCTAACTGCCTGATTGATAAAGTGCCTGGAGGATGCCGGATTCACCGGGCAAAAGTATGAATTCCAGCAGTTTGAAGATCAGGCAAAAATGATGTAATTTTGTTTGTCGACAAATCTTTATATGAAGCATTCGTTATTATTGGCACTAGGTTTAGGTATAATACTGATTATCAGTAGGATAGTTCCCCATCCGCCAAATTTCACAGCGGGTTTGGCCAGTATTATTTTTGCTGCCCTGGTCTTGAGAAAATACCTGTATTGGGTTGTTCTCATTCTTGCGTTTTGGGTTTCCGATCTTGCAATCAATAATTTGATCTATCCAAAAACTGAATTTGTCTGGATTACTTCCGGCTTTATGTATCTGGTCTTAATTTACGGATTGATCTTTATTGTTTTGAAACAATTATCAAGCCGGATTCAAGAACCTTTAGCAATTCTCTTTGCTGCAATGGGTTCTTCTCTGATTTTCTTTTTTATGAGCAACCTTGCCGTTTGGCTGAGTACCAGCACGTATATGAAAGATTGGTCTGGATTTGTTTATTGTTACATTGCTGCGATTCCATTTTTTGGCAATGAAATCGCAGGAACCATCTTTTACAGTTCAGTATTTTTTACAGCGTATTGGCTGTTTGAAAAAAATACAAAAGTTTCTAAAATCGAAGCTTGATCGTATAAATTTAGCATTACAGACTAATGATGGAAGAGTCGGACTTTTACGAGGAAGACGGAAAAATTGTTTTTACAGAAGCATATCACCTCAAAAGAGGATATTGTTGCAATTCGGGTTGCAGGCATTGCCCGTTTAAACAACAAGAAGTTAAAAACCAGGGCGAATCGAATGAACCAAATTAGCTCGTTAAGCAATGATTTGGCTCAAGTATAGCAGCTTTTAGTTTTAGTAAGGTGTGATACAGTAAATTGTTATTTTAGGACTGCCAATATTCCTCACTCGAATGGTCAATTTTGGAAAGGTATCTTGAAAAAACAAAAAAGAAATCAGAAAGTCTGTTTAAATAAACAATGATCAAGGGATCTGCTTCATTTGAATGTGACAAACTCACTACCCTGCGTTCGGCCCTTCTGCATACTGTTCTGCAAATATGTGCCTGAGCTGATCGTAAACCTCCACCAGGTAAGACAAAATTTTGAAGCGGTTGGAGTTGGTTCTCCATCTCATCAATATAGCGTTCTAATTTTTTTTCATTATCGCCAAGGAGTTGCGGCAATTTAGTTTTTAATTCTTTGTCTGATGTCGCCAGATGAGATCCGATTACAAATAAATACGATTGGATATCTTTAAGCCTTTGTAACCACACAGCTTCTGTAATTTGTACAGTCAAAAGTCCCAAATGGGCATTGAGTTCGTCAACGGAACCATAAGCTTCTATCTGGATATCATCTTTAGAGATCCGAGTTCCACCAAATAAAGATGTAGAACCTGAGTCGCCTGTTTTTGTATATATTTTCATCAGTTTGTCATTTGATCAGATTCGACCATTCCATCCTTTAATCGAACAATCCGGTGGGCATGGTTTGCAATATCGTTTTCATGTGTGACCAAGATGATGGTATTTCCCATGGAATGAATGCGTTCCAGGATAGTCATGATTTCTTCACTGGTTTTTGAATCCAGGTTTCCGGTAGGTTCATCTGCAAGAATGATGGATGGATTGTTGACCAGCGCTCTTGCGATTGCTACTCTCTGTCGTTGACCGCCACTCAGTTCGTTTGGTTTATGCGACATCCTGTCGGCTAAACTCACAGCTTCGAGTTTTTCTTTGGCAATGAGCTCCCTGTCGTGTTTGGAATATCCCGCATAGACAAGGGGCATAGCCACGTTTTCCAATGCGGTCATTCTGGGCAGCAAATTAAAAGTCTGGAATACAAAGCCAATTTCTTTATTCCGGATTTCGGCCAGTTCATTATCATTCATGATCCCAACCGACTTTTGGTTGAGAATGTAAGTTCCAGATGTTGGACTGTCGAGGCATCCAATGATATTCATCAGAGTGGATTTTCCGCTTCCCGAGGGGCCCATCAGTGCTATAAACTCGTTTCTTTTGAACACAAGATCGATGTCTTTCAGTGCCTCAATGACCTCATCTCCCATCTTATAAATCTTGCAAATGTTCTCGAGTACGATCAGATTGCTCTCCATGTTCTTGCTTTCAGCGTAAAATTAAGGAATTCCAACAGGAACATCAGTCTTATTAGCCTATCTGTGGAGCCCGGCAGACAAGTGGCTCGTAATTTTCGATGAATCCCGTAAGTTTTTATATTTTGCATACTGATTCACACCGCCTTAGAATTATGAAGCATGTTGCAGTTGCAGGAAATATAGGTTGCGGAAAGACCAGTCTGTGCAAAGTGCTCGGGAAGCACTATCAGTGGGATATTCTCTATGAGGACACGACAACAAATCCTTATCTGAGTGATTTTTATTACGATATGACCCGTTGGTCCTTTAACCTTCAGGTTTATTTTCTCAATTCGAGATTCAGACAAATAGTAGATATTCAAAAAGGAGAAGGTACCGTAATTCAGGACCGTACAATTTATGAAGACGCCCATATTTTTGCGCCGAATCTTCACGAAATGGGCCTGATGTCAAAACGCGATTTTGACAATTATTTTTCACTTTTTGAGATCATGATGAGTACCATCAGGCCTCCCGACCTGATCATTTATTTAAAAGCCTCCATCCCTACCCTGGTCAATCATATTCAGATGCGTGGACGAACTTACGAAGGGAATATGAGCCTCGATTACTTGAAAAAACTAAACCAAAGGTATGATGACTGGATCGAAAGTTATGATCACAGTCCGAAGGTCATCATTCATACGGATCAATTGGATTTTATCAACAATACCGAACATCTCGGACAGGTCATTGAATCAGTCAATGCACATATTAACGGTCTTTTCTAAGTTCAGGGGCTGAAAAGAATAGAACGTATCTTTTTACGGATTAATGAAAAAACTTTCGCTCTTTAAAAATCCAGGCAATGACCAGACTTAAAAAAATGGATGTAAACATAACCAGATAAAAGGAAGCTCCGGAGTTACCAAATGAAAAAGGCATCGGCACATTCATCCCGAAGAAACTGGAAATCAAAGTTGGAACCATTAAAATAACGGTGATCACCGTAAGCCTGTTTACAAATTTGTTAAGATTATTGGATATGATAGAAGCATAGGCTTCCATGGTCCCGTTGAGAATGTTTGTATACAATTGTGCTACTTCCCTTGCCTGATTGTTATCGACAATAATGTCTTCAAATAACTCAGCATGATCTTCGTTATTTTTAATATTTAAAAAATCAGTGCGCTTCATTTTTAGTTTGAGAAGTTCATTGGCACTCAGTGAATTTACAAAGTAAACCAACGATTTTTCGATGCGTAGCAAACTTCTTAATTCTTCGGAACGGCTTGAATGATAGAGTTCCTGTTCGATCAGATTTCTGCGGAGATTTAATTTGCGAAGATCTTCCAAAAATAGACGAACGGTCTGTTCGAAAATCTGAAGAATAAATGAAGTTTCATTGCGGATCATAAAGCCTTTTACTTTATGGTCGAGAAATTTTTCGATAACCGGGCTTTCAACACTGCAGATGGTAATGAGTTTTCCCTGGCACAAAATGATACCAAGAGGAACGGTTATAAAAATCGGATCGTTTTCTTTTTCGGTATCGTTGAGCACAGGGGTGTTGATAATGATACTTCGGGCTTCGTCATATCTCTCGTAACGAGCTCTTTCTTCGATATCCAGGGGGTCAGTTAAAAAGTCAGATTCTATTCCTAAAGTTGCGGCAAACTCATCCAGCTCGCCGGGCATGAATGGTGGCGAAAGATTAATCCAGTAGGCCTTTTCTAAAGAATCGGTCTCCTGAAATGTTTGATCTCCGGAAGTATAAAAACGAATCATCCGATACTTTATCCTCTTGAACTGATTTCATGATGGTGGAAAACATATAACGCACAAAGGTAGCAAAAAGCAGACCAAAAGAAACTATTGACGTCTGCAAAGTTTTTTTAAATTAATGAAGGGATGACATTGGAGATTAATAAATTCGCAAACATGAATTTATACATCTTAATTTATAAATATGATAAATTTATCGAAATTTTAAAGTCTGCACGGGTCGAATAAAAGAGACCAGCCAGCTGGGAATAAGTAAACTTAGCAGGATCACTGCAAAGAAAATGAGATTAAGTAAAAGCACCGGCCAAATACTCAGATCTACAGGAGCATACGAAAGATAATAATCTGCTTCGCTCAACTTGATCAATTGATATTTTTTTTGAAATGCGATCAAACCAAAGCCAAAGAGATTGCCCAGAATTAAACTGCTTCCTATGATCTGGGCGGCATACCGAAGAAAAATTTTACGTTGATCCCAAAATGACATTCCAAGTACAGTAAGTATACCTATCATATGTGTTCGTTCCAGAATGAGGATCAATAATGTGGTACACATATTGATGATGCAAACACTGAGGATTAGAAACAGAATAAAAGCTTTGGTAATATCCTGCAGCGACAACCATTCGAATATTTGCGGAAATTTAAATCTGATGGTCTCAGAATACCAGGTATCTGGCAAGACCTCCTTGAATAATTTTCTGTTTACGGTTTCAGCTTCAAGTACATTGTTGCAAATGACTTCCAGCCCGCTGACATCTTCTGCTTGCAGTCCTAAAAGAGATTGCAACAGTTGGATATCTGCAAATGCAAATTTTTTATCGTATTCCCCAAGTCCGGTATTGTAGATCCCGGCGATTCTGACTTTTCTCTTGAGAACCTGGTCGTTCAGATAAAAGTGCAGGATCATACTTTGGCCTGTTTTAGCCTGTAAACGTTTGGCTGTTTCTTCAGAGAGTAATAAATCTCTGGATGGGGTTCCTGGTGTGATCTGAATGATGGAGCCGTCCACAAGAAATCGCTCAAAGAAATCCCATTGAAAATCGGTACCTACTCCTTTTACAAACAAACCTTCGGTGAATTCCTCGCGACTCAGGATCGTGGGATACAGGACAAATGATTGTACATGCTTGATCATGGGCGTCCCCGCGTCATCTAAGCAGGATGCTTTTATAGCATTTCTTATCGAGTCATTGACCTGGATCATAAAGGGATCCTGACTTTGACTGGATTGGATATCACTAATGTGGATGTGTCCCCAGAATCCGAAAACTTTGCTGGCTATTTCTTTTTGGAAACCGTTAAAGATACTCTGGGCAATGATCATGACGGCCAGGCTTAAAGTGGTTGCTATGACAGAAAGTCGAATGATAATGCGTGTAAAGGACTTTTTAAAACTACTGAAGGACCTCTTTGCAATAAAATTATAAACTTTCATAATGAGCAGTCAAACACAGCAGACTTGAATATCGCTTATTGGATTAATTTTGCAAACTTACAGAACTTCAGGTGTATGCAAGAGAAAGACTTTATTTCGGAATTGAGATGGCGCAATATGCTGCAGGATTATACGCCTGGATTGGAGGCCTATTTATCGGGTGGTATCAGAAGGGCTTACATCGGTTTTGATCCTACGGCCAGGTCTTTGGGAATTGGCAATTACGTACAGATCATGCTGCTGACACAGTTCCAGCGATGTGGGCACCAACCTGTTGTCGTTATGGGTGGGGCTACGGGACGTATTGGCGATCCATCGGGCAAAGACAAGGAGCGGGAATTAAAAAGTATGGAGGAGCTGGATGCGAATATAAAAGCACAGGAATCTCAATTGAGGCGTTTATTGAATTTTGAAGAGGGAAATAATAAAGCCCTGTGGGTTAATAATTATGACTTTTACAAAGACATGAATGTGTTGTCATTTTTACGGGATGTAGGTAAAAATATGACCATCAATTATATGATGTCGAAAGAATCTGTAAAAAAACGCCTGGAAACTGGAATTTCATTTACAGAATTTTCATACCAGTTGCTACAGGCTTATGATTTTTTATGCCTTTATCAACAACTGGATTGCAGATTGCAAATGGGAGGATCTGATCAATGGGGAAATATTACATCCGGTACCGAAATGATTGGAAAATGCGTGACTGATGCCAAAGCGTTTGCTCTAACCACTCCATTACTTACTAAAAGTGATGGGAAAAAATTTGGCAAAACGGAAGAAGGCAATGTGTTTCTGGACAAAGAATACACCAGCCCATATAAATTTTACCAGTTTTGGTTAAATTGCGATGATGCAGATTTAGCAAAGCTCTTTCGTTATTTCAGTTTAAAGTCTGAAGAAGAAATTCTTTCCAATGAAGAAAAATTCACTGACGATCCTAAAGCTTTAAAAGCGCTCTTAGCTGAAGAAATTACAGAGCGTATTCACGGTCAGGATGCACTTACCAGTGTACAGCAGGTCTCGGAGTTGTTGTTCAACAAGAATTGCTCTCATGAATTTATTAAAGGCTTATCGGAAGAATCTTTTAAACAATTGAAATCAGAGATCCCCTACTACCCTATGCCAAAGGAAATGAAATCATCTCAAGTTTCTGTTGTAAATTTAATGACTGAAAATACTGGAAGCCTTCCATCTAAATCAGAAGCAAGAAGAGCCATTCAGGCAAATGCGGTTTCTATAAATAAAATAAAAGTTAACAATCCTGATGATCTGGTGACAGACGAATCCTGGATCCTGGGTAAATACCTTCTTCTTGAAAATGGAAAGAAAAACAAGTTCATTGTTGAACTTATAGGATAATTCTATGCAGTTTGAGACAGGTACCGGTCGCCAAAAACAGATTTACCTGAATTCGCTATATGGAAGAAAAAATCTGTTGCCCCTGAATTTTTTTGATTTAGAAGACCTTTGCAGAAAATCGCTTCCCAAAAAATATTTTAACTACATCTACACAGGGGCGGGCAATAACCAGGGTGTAAAAAATAATACCGATGCGTTTCAGAATTACGAAATAATTCCCCGCTGGTGTAAAGGAGTCAAGGACGTTGATCTTTCCGTAAAATTAGGCAAGCAGACTTTTCCTTTTCCTGTAATGTTCGCTCCTGTTGGTGTTCTTGAACTTGCTCATAAAAATGCCGATGCAGAACTTGCAAAAGCTTCTTTAGCCAGTCATATTCCCATGATCGTGTCAAGTCAGTCATCCATTCCCATGGAAACCTGCTCGAAAATTTTGGACAATCAAGCCTGGTGGTTTCAATTATATTTTAGTCAATCCAGGGAACTTACGGAGAGTTTTGTCAAAAGGGCCGAAAACAATGGTGCTTCAGCCATCGTTTTGACATTGGATACGGTCATGTTGGGTTGGAGGAATCTGGATCTCGAATCGTGTTATCTTCCTTTTCTGGAAGGGAAAGGCATTGCTCAATATACAAGCGATCCCTGCTTTCAGAAGATGTTGGCTCCATTTGAATTAGAGATTCCTTCATCGGGAAAACCATCATGGGGTCATTTATACAAGTTGTTGCGGACGTATCCCGGGAATTTTTTTGAAAATATCCGAACCAGGAATCCTATGAAAGCCGTACAACTGTTTGTAAAAATATTTTCCAGGCCTGAATTGAATTGGGCGGACGTGAGATGGCTGCGCGAACGAACAAAAATACCGCTTTACCTTAAAGGAATCCTTCGCGAAGAAGATGCCAAACAAGCGTTGGCCTGTGGGTGCGACGGCATTATTGTATCCAACCATGGAGGCCGGCAGATCAACCACAACCGGGCAAGTTTACATTGTCTTTCAGGTATCAGGCGAATTGTTCCGGAAAACTTTCCGGTGTTATTCGACAGTGGAATACGATCCGGTACAGATATCTTTATTGCATTAGCATTGGGAGCATCTGCCGTGCTGATCGGAAGACCATATGTTTATGCACTCCATCTGAAAGGGATGGCAGGAGTCTGTGAATTGGCTGCAAATTATATTTCTGAGTTGAAAATTACCATGGGTCTGACAGGATGTGCTGCCATTGATCAAATTGCAGCTGCAAGCCTGGTTTCGGAGAAATACCGCTGAATATTATTCTTTTACTTGAGCATTTTTCACAAAGTGAAGAGAAACAGAATTCATACAATAACGCAAACCTGTTGGTAAAGGACCATCGTCAAATACATGGCCAAGATGTCCTTCGCAACGGGCACAAAGGATCTCTACCCTTTTCATTCCATAACTGTCGTCCGATTTTTCCAACACTACTTTTTTCTGAAGAGGTTTGGTAAAACTTGGCCAGCCGGTACCTGAATCAAATTTATCATCGGCATTAAACAAGGGTAAGCCACAGGCTTTGCAACAATATATGCCCGGATCATGAAGATCCCAATAAGATCCAGTAAAAGCACGTTCTGTGCCATGTTCGCGAAGAACATAATAGGCTTCCTTGCTTAATTCAGATTTCCAGATTTCACTGGATTTTACAATTTTTTCAATGGAAGCCGGAATTTGCAGTGTTGAAACCGTTGAATTTTCTGAACTTATATTTTCCCGGGAAGATTTCGTTTTTTGTTGACACGAAACCTGATTGATGAGCATTGCAAATAACAGAATAAGGTAGTTGAACTTCATAGTTTATTACTTTGTGTTTTAGAATTATTTATGTGCGAGATCGACAATTTTGCGAATCATGGCGATGATGGCCATAAATACAATAAATACGATACTTAAAACATAAATGATCCAGGAATGGCTGGCGGCTTCGGAAATTCCAATGCCGGTGATCAGACTGCTGAATCCACAAATGGCCGCTGCGAGCATGACATAAATGAGGATGGCATTGCGATAATAAATTAAGCGGTTTGATGCATTAAAGCAAAATATGCTGCTCAGAATGATGTAAAACAAGATCAAAGAACTGGCAAACCACCAGATATTAAGTGGATTTGAATTGATGATGCCGGTTTTTTCCAGCAATAACTCAACACCTGCAAAACAGATAAAGATGCCCATCGTTGCAAGTCCCAGAGTTTGTGGAGTTAAATAATATTTTTCAAGTTTTTTCATTGCGATTTGGTGTTTACCGGCACACCAAAGAGATCATATGAATCTGCTTTGGTGATTTCAATTTGTGCAAAATCCCCGACACGCAAGTAATTCCGGTTACTGGCTTCAATGTGTACTTCATTGTCTACTTCCGGACTGTCGAATTCGGTACGACCAATGTAGTGATTTTTTTCCTTTCGGTCTATGATTGTTTTGAATATTTTTCCGACTTTCTTTGTATTCAAGTCCAGGCTGATATGTTCCTGAATCTGCATTAGTGTTTGGGCACGCTCCTCTTTGAGTTCCTGGCTGTGCTTATCAACAAGGTCTCCGGCTTTGGTCTGATCTTCGTGTGAATAGGTAAATACACCGAATCGTTCAAACTTAAATTGCTCTACAAATTCGCACAATTCCCGAAAATCTTCTTCCGTTTCATCGGGATATCCAACGAGAAAAGTTGTACGAAGGTGAATGCCGGGATTGATTTTGCGAATGGAATTGATGAGTTCTATTGTTTCCGATTTGCTGATTTGTCTGCGCATACTCTTTAAAACATGGGTGGATATATGCTGTAAAGGCATGTCGAGATAATTACAGATCTTTTTTTCATCCTTCATGAGCTCGATGACCTCCAATGGAAAATGAGACGGGTAAGCGTAATGTAGCCGAATCCATTCGATACCTTCAACTTTGCATAGCTCCTTTAATAAATCTGGAAGTCTTCGTTTTTTATATAAATCCAATCCATAGTAACTCAATTCCTGTGCAATGAGAATCAGCTCCTTTACTCCTTTTGACGCGAGATTACCCGCCTGGCTGACTAATTTTTCTATCGGTACTGAAATGTGCGGCCCTCTCATCAACGGTATGGCACAAAAACTGCAGGTTCTGTTGCACCCTTCCGAAATTTTCAGATAAGCATAGTGTGAAGGAGTAGATAACAGGCGTTCGCCAATGAGTTCTTCTTTGAAATCAACTTGAAGTCTGTTTAGTAATGCGGGCATTTCAAGCGTACCAAAATATGCATCCACTTCCGGGATCTCTTCTTCCAGATTTTCTTTATAGCGTTGAGAAAGGCATCCCGTAACGTATAAGCTTTCTATTTTACCTTCGGTTTTTAGTTTTGCAAATTCCAATATGGTTTGAATAGATTCTTCTTTGGCACGTTCAATGAATCCACAGGTATTGATAATGACCGTCTGGGGGCCATAATGATCGCCATTATGTTGGACATCGTAGTCGTTATGCACGAGTTGGGTAATGATATTCTCAGAATCTACCCAATTTTTAGAACAACCCAAGGTTACCAGCTGGACTTTTTTCGGGGTATGTGATTTTGTTCGCAAAATATGTTTTGGCAAAGATAACAAAGCGGCAAAAAATATGTTTTATTGTCATGATTCCATGGAAAGACTTATTGAGTATTTGCCTGAGCATTATTGCTATACCGGTGTATTCGCAGATCGGTCTGCAGGTATTTGGATCGAATCATCTCTTTAATCCGGAAACAGGAACAAGGGCATTGCAGACGGAAGCACTCAAAGACGTTAATTTCGGATTGTCTTATGCTATTCAATTTAAAAAAGTTAGAATAGAACTGCATCCTGGTTTAAGTGTGGGTTATGGAGGAGGAGAATTTCTCAACTCTGATTTAAATTTTAATCAATTTACGGCCAAAGTCCTGTTGCCAATGACCATTTACCCTTTCGACTTATCGAGTGATTGCAATTGTCCTACATTTAATAAACAAGGTGAGGTTTTTGAAAAAGGCCTGCATTTCATTGTGCAGCCGGGAATTGGCCATGCCTGGAGAACAGTGGATGAATTAGACAAACCGGAAAATTCTAAAACGTCTGAGGCGGAAATTGGCCTGGGAATTGGATTTGATTTTGGATTGAACCGGCATTCAACCTTGAATTTTTATGCCTTGTTGGCACAACATTTAAATGGTAAATATTCCATTTCTGAGGATCAGAAAAGCTGGATTAAATCATCTTCACATTTGAGTTTTCAACTCGGATTGCGTTACCTGTGGTATTCAAAACGCAGGCGGTAAATCACAGAAGTCGTTCGCAAAATTGCCAGCAAACTATGCCGGCTGCTACACTTACATTCAAACTGTGTTTGACTCCAAATTGCGGTATTTCAATAAAATCATCTAAAATGTCGAGCACTTCCTGTTGAATGCCATGGACTTCATGGCCGAGAACGATGACGTATTTCTGGGTTTTTTCGATTTTGTATTGATGTAGGAATTCCGAATGCAGTGTTTGTTCTATTCCAACCAAACGATACCCCTTTTGTTTGAGGGACCCCAAGGCTTCATTCAGATCGGAAACCGATTCCCAGGCGACGTGATTTTGAGCTCCCAAAGCTGTTTTTAAAATTTCCTGATGAGGAGGTACTACACAATGTGGACCTAATATTATCGATTCGAGGCAGAAGGCATCCGCAATTCTGAACAGCGAACCGATGTTATGGCCGGATCTGATGTTGTCTGCACAAAGGATAACCGGAAGTTTCTTGCTTTGAATAAATTCCTCACTTGTGAGCCTGTTCAATTCTGACAGCTCTTTTTTTCTTGCCAATTCAGTTATTTTTTAACTTTTTTCTGAATACAAGCTTTAATAAAGCCAATAAATAGTGGGTGTGGAGACTCAACCGTGCTCTTCAGCTCCGGATGAAACTGAACTCCCAAAAACCAGGGGTGATCTTTTAATTCGACAATTTCAACAAGTCCCTGTTCAGGGTTGATTCCGGTAGGGATCAATCCGCTGTTTTGCGCTAGCTCCAGATACTGGTTGTTGAATTCATATCGATGCCTGTGTCTTTCGGAGATCAGCTCGGTTTTGTAACATTTCTTAGCCAGGGATTTGTCTGCAATCTTGCATGCATAGGCCCCAAGCCGCATAGTACCGCCTTTGTTTCTGACTTTTTTCTGTGTTTCCATCATGTCAATTACGGGATTGGCGGAGGTTGGCCTGACTTCAGTTGAAGCTGCATCCGCGAGTCCAACAACATTTCGGAAGAATTCGACCACAGCGCATTGCATTCCCAGGCAGATACCAAAAAATGGTATTTGATTGGTGCGCGCATATTGAATGGCTCTGATCTTTCCTTCGATTCCTCTTTCTCCAAAACCCGGTGCGACTAAAATCCCATCCAGATCGCGAAGCATTTGATGGACATCCTCATCGGTATGCAAGTCTTCTGAATGAATGGGTACGACCTTGACCTTGCATTCGTTATGCGCTCCGGCATGTACAAACGCCTCGTGAATGGATTTGTAGGCATCAGGCAACTCATTGTATTTCCCGATCAATCCTATGGTTACCGATTCGCTGGGGTTTTTCAAATGACCTAAAAACTTTTTCCAGTTTTTGAGATCGGGTTCCGCTTTTATTGGAAGGTTAAGTTTTTCAAGGACCCGAATATCCAGTTTTTCCTTCAACATGAGCAATGGAACATCGTAGATGGTGTCTGCATCCATCGCTTCAATCACGTTCTCCCGCCTTAGATTGCAGAATAGTGCAAGCTTAGCCCTGATGTCATCGGTAATGGGCCTTTCTGTGCGACATACCAGAATATCGGGTTGAATCCCTGCTTCCAGCAATTCTTTCACAGAATGCTGACTTGGCTTTGTTTTTAATTCTTTTGCGGCAGCCAGATAAGGGATCAGCGTAAGGTGGATGGTAACCACATTTTGTGCTCCTACATCCATCCGGAATTGCCTTAGGGCTTCGAGATAAGGCAGCGATTCGATATCTCCTACGGTACCGCCCAATTCAGTAATAACCAGTTGGTATCCCGAATCCCCTAAAAGAGCTATACGACGTTTGATCTCGTCTGTTATATGGGGAATGACCTGGACTGTTTTTCCAAGATAATCCCCTTTTCGTTCTTTATCGATAACTGTTTGATAAATTCTTCCTGTGGTGATGTTGTTTGAACGGGAAGTTGGTTTATTTAAAAACCTTTCGTAATGACCAAGATCCAGGTCTGTTTCTGCTCCATCATCCGTTACATAGCATTCTCCATGTTCATACGGGTTCAGTGTGCCCGGGTCAATATTAATGTATGGATCAAATTTTTGAATGGTTACATTGTAACCTCTGGCCTGGAGTAATTTAGCCAGTGAAGCCGAAATAATGCCTTTGCCAAGAGAGGATGTGACCCCGCCCGTAACAAAAATGTATTTTGCCGCCATTGTGAAATTCCTTTAATTTGTTACGGGATATAAAGGTACGCCTAAATTTTAATATATGGTATCACAAGCCTTTCATACCAAGCAGATTTACATTTATCCGATTAAATCCGGCCCTCCTGTTCGAAAATCCAAATTTGAATGGGATGATGGTTGTCTGAAATACGATCGCCACTGGATGTTATCCAAATTAAGTGGCCAGATGATCTCACAAAGAGAATATCCTCAATTGAACACGCTTAAAATGGAGGAAAAAGGCGACACTTTTATCTTAGCCAGCTCTGATGGACAGTTTCCTTCCATTGAATTTTCAAAAGAAAATGAAATCGGCAATAAAATTCAGGTAGAAGTTTGGGGGCAAACATTT includes:
- a CDS encoding alpha-hydroxy-acid oxidizing protein, which encodes MQFETGTGRQKQIYLNSLYGRKNLLPLNFFDLEDLCRKSLPKKYFNYIYTGAGNNQGVKNNTDAFQNYEIIPRWCKGVKDVDLSVKLGKQTFPFPVMFAPVGVLELAHKNADAELAKASLASHIPMIVSSQSSIPMETCSKILDNQAWWFQLYFSQSRELTESFVKRAENNGASAIVLTLDTVMLGWRNLDLESCYLPFLEGKGIAQYTSDPCFQKMLAPFELEIPSSGKPSWGHLYKLLRTYPGNFFENIRTRNPMKAVQLFVKIFSRPELNWADVRWLRERTKIPLYLKGILREEDAKQALACGCDGIIVSNHGGRQINHNRASLHCLSGIRRIVPENFPVLFDSGIRSGTDIFIALALGASAVLIGRPYVYALHLKGMAGVCELAANYISELKITMGLTGCAAIDQIAAASLVSEKYR
- the msrB gene encoding peptide-methionine (R)-S-oxide reductase MsrB codes for the protein MLINQVSCQQKTKSSRENISSENSTVSTLQIPASIEKIVKSSEIWKSELSKEAYYVLREHGTERAFTGSYWDLHDPGIYCCKACGLPLFNADDKFDSGTGWPSFTKPLQKKVVLEKSDDSYGMKRVEILCARCEGHLGHVFDDGPLPTGLRYCMNSVSLHFVKNAQVKE
- the rimO gene encoding 30S ribosomal protein S12 methylthiotransferase RimO, with the protein product MRTKSHTPKKVQLVTLGCSKNWVDSENIITQLVHNDYDVQHNGDHYGPQTVIINTCGFIERAKEESIQTILEFAKLKTEGKIESLYVTGCLSQRYKENLEEEIPEVDAYFGTLEMPALLNRLQVDFKEELIGERLLSTPSHYAYLKISEGCNRTCSFCAIPLMRGPHISVPIEKLVSQAGNLASKGVKELILIAQELSYYGLDLYKKRRLPDLLKELCKVEGIEWIRLHYAYPSHFPLEVIELMKDEKKICNYLDMPLQHISTHVLKSMRRQISKSETIELINSIRKINPGIHLRTTFLVGYPDETEEDFRELCEFVEQFKFERFGVFTYSHEDQTKAGDLVDKHSQELKEERAQTLMQIQEHISLDLNTKKVGKIFKTIIDRKEKNHYIGRTEFDSPEVDNEVHIEASNRNYLRVGDFAQIEITKADSYDLFGVPVNTKSQ
- a CDS encoding TrmH family RNA methyltransferase, with protein sequence MARKKELSELNRLTSEEFIQSKKLPVILCADNIRSGHNIGSLFRIADAFCLESIILGPHCVVPPHQEILKTALGAQNHVAWESVSDLNEALGSLKQKGYRLVGIEQTLHSEFLHQYKIEKTQKYVIVLGHEVHGIQQEVLDILDDFIEIPQFGVKHSLNVSVAAGIVCWQFCERLL
- a CDS encoding CTP synthase; amino-acid sequence: MAAKYIFVTGGVTSSLGKGIISASLAKLLQARGYNVTIQKFDPYINIDPGTLNPYEHGECYVTDDGAETDLDLGHYERFLNKPTSRSNNITTGRIYQTVIDKERKGDYLGKTVQVIPHITDEIKRRIALLGDSGYQLVITELGGTVGDIESLPYLEALRQFRMDVGAQNVVTIHLTLIPYLAAAKELKTKPSQHSVKELLEAGIQPDILVCRTERPITDDIRAKLALFCNLRRENVIEAMDADTIYDVPLLMLKEKLDIRVLEKLNLPIKAEPDLKNWKKFLGHLKNPSESVTIGLIGKYNELPDAYKSIHEAFVHAGAHNECKVKVVPIHSEDLHTDEDVHQMLRDLDGILVAPGFGERGIEGKIRAIQYARTNQIPFFGICLGMQCAVVEFFRNVVGLADAASTEVRPTSANPVIDMMETQKKVRNKGGTMRLGAYACKIADKSLAKKCYKTELISERHRHRYEFNNQYLELAQNSGLIPTGINPEQGLVEIVELKDHPWFLGVQFHPELKSTVESPHPLFIGFIKACIQKKVKK